Proteins encoded by one window of Geobacter sp. DSM 9736:
- a CDS encoding saccharopine dehydrogenase family protein: MSKVLIIGAGGVSRVVVHKCAQRKEIFSEITLASRTKSKCDSIAAEIKSMTVNTAQVDADNVPELVALIRAEKPSLVINVALPYQDLTIMDACLETGVDYLDTANYEPKETAKFEYSWQWAYHDRFREKKLMALLGSGFDPGVTNVYTALAAKKYLDVVEEIDIIDANAGSHGQPFATNFNPEINIREVTAPCRHWENGKWVETGALQTKRSFDFPEGIGPMNIYRMYHEEMESIVKHIPTIKKAQFWMTFSDNYLKHLEVLQNVGMTRIDEVEYNGQKIVPLQFLKAVLPDPGSLGPLTKGKTCIGVVARGMKDGKRKQVYIYNICDHEEAFKETNSQAISYTTGVPAVVGAMMMLTGKWRGEGVFNMEQFDPEVFLAELGPMGLPTVVVEGEWPEL; the protein is encoded by the coding sequence ATGAGCAAAGTCCTTATTATAGGCGCCGGCGGAGTCAGCCGTGTCGTCGTCCACAAATGTGCCCAGCGCAAGGAGATCTTCAGCGAGATCACCCTCGCTTCGCGGACGAAGTCGAAGTGCGATTCCATCGCCGCCGAGATCAAGTCGATGACTGTCAATACCGCCCAGGTGGATGCCGACAACGTCCCCGAGCTCGTGGCCCTCATCCGCGCGGAGAAGCCCTCCCTCGTCATCAATGTCGCGCTTCCGTACCAGGACCTCACCATCATGGATGCGTGCCTGGAGACCGGTGTGGACTACCTCGACACCGCTAATTACGAGCCGAAGGAGACGGCGAAGTTCGAGTACTCCTGGCAGTGGGCTTACCACGACCGTTTCAGGGAGAAGAAGCTGATGGCGCTTCTCGGCTCCGGTTTCGATCCCGGCGTCACCAACGTCTATACGGCGCTTGCCGCCAAGAAGTACCTGGACGTGGTGGAGGAGATCGACATCATCGACGCCAACGCCGGCTCCCACGGCCAGCCCTTCGCCACCAACTTCAACCCGGAGATAAACATCCGCGAGGTGACCGCACCGTGCCGTCACTGGGAGAACGGGAAGTGGGTCGAGACCGGTGCCCTCCAGACGAAGCGCTCCTTCGACTTCCCCGAGGGGATTGGTCCGATGAACATCTACCGGATGTACCACGAGGAGATGGAGTCCATCGTCAAGCACATTCCGACGATCAAAAAGGCTCAATTCTGGATGACCTTCTCCGACAACTACCTGAAGCACCTGGAGGTGCTCCAGAACGTAGGCATGACCCGCATCGACGAGGTGGAGTACAACGGTCAGAAGATCGTCCCCCTCCAGTTCCTGAAGGCCGTCCTCCCCGATCCCGGGAGCCTCGGGCCGCTCACGAAAGGGAAGACCTGCATCGGCGTCGTCGCCCGGGGGATGAAGGACGGGAAGAGGAAGCAGGTGTACATCTACAACATCTGCGACCACGAGGAGGCCTTCAAGGAGACCAACTCCCAGGCCATCAGCTACACCACCGGCGTTCCTGCCGTGGTGGGTGCCATGATGATGCTGACGGGCAAGTGGAGGGGGGAGGGGGTCTTCAACATGGAGCAGTTCGATCCGGAGGTGTTTCTCGCAGAACTGGGACCGATGGGGCTGCCGACCGTCGTAGTCGAAGGGGAATGGCCGGAGCTGTAG
- a CDS encoding polysaccharide deacetylase family protein, with product MKKLHLLVLALVVSVVAVSLSVASVPKKAAPAPPPAPSVRQEVGVPILLYHRFGQTVADGMTMKTSVFESHLKYLKENGYKVIPLRQLIDWYQKRGPAPAPKSVVIVEDDAHKSVYTDMLPLVKKYNVPVTIFTYPSAISNAKYAMTWEQLRELKKTGLFDIQSHTFWHPNFRKDRKKMTPAEFEKSVNTQLKKSKERLEQQLGGKVDLLAWPFGIHDDYLLQKAAAAGYVATFTIQAHHAGPADNIMKLPRYLLINSDQGKAFAQIVSGAALKRDVVF from the coding sequence TTGAAGAAGCTGCACCTGCTGGTTCTCGCCCTTGTTGTTTCCGTTGTCGCAGTTTCCCTTTCCGTCGCATCGGTTCCGAAAAAAGCAGCTCCCGCTCCGCCCCCTGCACCCTCCGTGCGGCAGGAAGTAGGCGTGCCGATCCTGCTCTACCATCGTTTCGGCCAGACCGTCGCCGACGGCATGACCATGAAGACCAGCGTCTTCGAGAGCCATCTGAAGTATCTGAAGGAGAACGGCTACAAGGTGATCCCGCTGCGCCAGCTTATCGATTGGTACCAGAAGAGGGGGCCCGCGCCTGCGCCGAAGTCGGTGGTGATCGTTGAGGATGATGCCCACAAGTCGGTCTACACGGACATGCTGCCGCTTGTTAAGAAGTACAACGTCCCCGTAACGATCTTCACGTATCCCTCGGCTATCTCCAATGCCAAATATGCAATGACCTGGGAACAGCTGCGTGAACTGAAGAAGACCGGTCTTTTCGATATCCAGTCCCATACCTTCTGGCACCCGAACTTCAGGAAGGACCGGAAGAAGATGACGCCCGCGGAGTTCGAGAAATCCGTGAACACTCAGCTCAAGAAGTCGAAGGAGCGGCTGGAGCAGCAACTTGGAGGAAAGGTGGATCTTCTCGCCTGGCCTTTCGGAATTCATGACGACTACCTGCTGCAGAAGGCCGCCGCAGCCGGCTATGTGGCCACCTTCACTATCCAGGCCCACCATGCAGGTCCTGCCGACAACATCATGAAACTTCCGCGCTACCTTCTAATCAACAGCGACCAGGGGAAGGCTTTTGCGCAGATCGTAAGCGGCGCCGCCCTGAAACGGGACGTGGTATTCTGA
- a CDS encoding DUF2721 domain-containing protein yields MDLSTPALLFPTISLLFLAFTNRFLAIAALIRSLHDRYQANPDEIIVAQIGNLRYRMMLIRHMQTFGVLSLLLCVICMFVLFAGYVLVGQITFGLSLVLMMVSLALSAREIQVSVDALNLQLRDMELHKAGRRQARGS; encoded by the coding sequence ATGGACCTGAGCACACCGGCGCTCCTCTTTCCGACGATATCGCTCCTCTTTCTCGCCTTCACCAACCGGTTCCTCGCCATCGCCGCGCTCATCAGAAGCCTTCACGACCGTTACCAGGCAAACCCTGACGAGATTATCGTCGCCCAGATCGGAAACCTCCGCTACCGGATGATGCTCATCCGCCACATGCAGACCTTCGGAGTCCTGAGCCTGCTGCTGTGCGTGATCTGCATGTTCGTCCTCTTCGCTGGATACGTTCTGGTCGGGCAGATTACCTTCGGGCTGAGCCTCGTGCTGATGATGGTCTCCCTCGCCCTCTCGGCCCGGGAGATCCAGGTGTCTGTCGATGCACTCAACCTGCAGCTGCGGGACATGGAACTGCACAAGGCGGGACGCCGGCAGGCAAGGGGTTCTTGA
- a CDS encoding LysE family translocator: protein MELTTIIYFLGASIALTLAPGPDNIFVMTLGITRGRKSAIVTALGMCSGVSIHTAAAAFGISAILYSSLLAFNIVKYAGAAYLLYLAFRTLKEGSSIGLGKSDSRPVGELFKRGFVMNVLNPKVGMFFLAFLPQFISPSGSNVPLQMMFLGAIFMVQAIVIFSLIGYFSGSLGRAVLAKPRIARYFDWLTAGVFASLGVRLALAQR, encoded by the coding sequence TTGGAACTAACGACAATTATCTACTTCCTCGGGGCCTCCATCGCCCTCACCCTGGCGCCGGGGCCCGACAACATCTTCGTGATGACGCTGGGGATCACCCGCGGGAGAAAATCGGCCATCGTGACGGCGCTGGGGATGTGCAGCGGCGTCAGCATCCATACCGCTGCCGCGGCATTCGGGATCTCGGCCATCCTCTACTCGTCCCTCCTTGCCTTCAACATCGTCAAGTATGCCGGCGCTGCCTATCTCCTTTATCTCGCATTCAGGACGCTGAAAGAGGGCTCCTCCATCGGGCTCGGCAAGAGCGATTCACGACCCGTGGGGGAGCTCTTCAAGCGCGGCTTCGTGATGAACGTCCTCAACCCTAAGGTCGGCATGTTCTTCCTGGCCTTCCTCCCCCAGTTCATCTCCCCCAGCGGGAGCAACGTCCCGCTCCAGATGATGTTTCTCGGTGCAATCTTCATGGTGCAGGCGATAGTAATCTTCTCCCTCATCGGGTACTTCTCGGGGAGCCTAGGAAGGGCAGTCCTTGCCAAGCCCCGGATCGCCCGCTACTTCGACTGGCTCACGGCGGGGGTCTTCGCCTCCCTCGGGGTCCGGCTCGCCTTGGCGCAGCGGTGA
- a CDS encoding methyl-accepting chemotaxis protein: MLRLITIGAGSFLFTAGGILLVETSGNAFSTVKLIAASAAITAANLALFGLSIGKRWLNSPLLGLNPPEEEARGPLLPPEPAELTQPPLSAEETEEIAASVRSIASTIRRTAGAQSVLVDEVSASVMEISRSIGSIAEDADQLLSSAETASSATQQISATIKEVATTTESLDTAADTIQSAVNQIASSLKQVTANLVLLAELTGSAGSSAARIDNAIKDISDHARDQADIARDVKDTAATSGLDAVESTKQGMERIREEVFTTNASIESLSSRSEQIGEIVAVIRDVADETNLLALNATILAAQSGEHGKAFAVIADKIRALARRSADSTKAIGEIIRQVQRDIQRAGKSVKRSIVEVDNGVTLSTSAANALTEIVTKAETSLEMALEVEASIATQSKNVELNASAIRNFDRMSGDIKKAVTKQSQSADAIVRGVKELRSGTAFVKQTISEQAITSESIAEVVNEVFQRSQVIAHGNNEQSQVAQSMLAALASVEEEAGTTLALCDDLESAISAMERKEAPRCKEEETPCVEPEESYYLT; encoded by the coding sequence ATGCTGCGTCTGATCACTATCGGTGCAGGTTCTTTCCTTTTCACGGCCGGCGGCATTCTTCTTGTCGAAACTTCGGGAAACGCGTTTTCAACCGTGAAGCTCATTGCTGCATCGGCAGCCATCACGGCTGCGAACCTGGCGCTGTTCGGCCTCAGCATCGGGAAGAGATGGCTGAATTCCCCTCTGCTCGGCCTAAACCCGCCAGAGGAGGAAGCAAGGGGACCCCTTCTCCCCCCCGAACCTGCGGAGCTTACGCAACCGCCTCTTTCAGCGGAAGAGACGGAAGAGATTGCCGCCTCGGTTCGCAGTATCGCTTCCACGATACGACGTACCGCCGGCGCCCAATCAGTGCTGGTTGACGAGGTATCAGCCTCAGTCATGGAGATCAGCCGCTCCATCGGATCCATAGCGGAAGATGCGGATCAACTTCTCTCCTCGGCTGAAACGGCTTCCTCGGCTACACAGCAGATCTCGGCGACCATCAAGGAAGTCGCGACCACGACCGAATCCCTCGACACCGCCGCCGACACCATTCAGTCGGCGGTAAACCAGATTGCATCGTCCCTGAAGCAGGTAACCGCAAATCTCGTATTACTTGCGGAACTGACGGGTAGCGCCGGCTCATCGGCAGCCAGGATAGACAATGCCATAAAGGACATCAGCGATCATGCACGGGACCAGGCCGACATCGCGAGGGATGTGAAGGATACCGCCGCCACCTCCGGTCTTGATGCGGTAGAAAGCACCAAACAGGGGATGGAACGGATCAGGGAGGAAGTCTTTACCACCAACGCCTCCATAGAAAGCCTTTCATCCCGCTCCGAGCAGATAGGGGAGATCGTTGCAGTTATCAGGGACGTTGCTGACGAAACTAACCTTCTCGCATTGAATGCCACCATTCTTGCAGCTCAGTCGGGAGAACACGGAAAGGCCTTCGCCGTCATCGCGGACAAGATCCGCGCGCTGGCCAGGCGCTCCGCAGACTCGACCAAAGCCATCGGAGAGATAATACGGCAGGTGCAACGGGACATCCAGCGTGCAGGAAAATCAGTTAAACGAAGCATCGTGGAGGTGGACAACGGCGTTACCCTCTCGACCTCCGCAGCGAACGCACTCACCGAGATAGTGACCAAAGCCGAGACATCACTGGAGATGGCGCTGGAGGTGGAGGCAAGCATCGCCACCCAGAGCAAGAACGTCGAGCTCAATGCGAGCGCCATCCGAAATTTCGACCGGATGTCGGGGGATATAAAGAAAGCCGTAACGAAACAGAGTCAGTCGGCAGACGCCATCGTGCGGGGGGTGAAGGAGCTGCGAAGCGGGACCGCCTTCGTGAAGCAGACCATTTCGGAGCAGGCTATAACGAGTGAAAGCATCGCCGAGGTGGTGAACGAAGTCTTTCAGCGCTCACAGGTCATCGCCCATGGAAACAATGAGCAGTCACAAGTGGCGCAGTCGATGCTGGCAGCCCTCGCATCGGTGGAGGAGGAGGCTGGAACGACGCTCGCCCTCTGCGACGACCTCGAATCAGCCATCAGCGCCATGGAGCGGAAAGAAGCTCCCCGGTGCAAAGAAGAGGAAACACCTTGCGTCGAGCCGGAGGAGAGCTATTATTTAACGTAG
- a CDS encoding helix-turn-helix domain-containing protein encodes MKIGERLKRFRMINSLTQEELASRADLTKGYISQLENDTTSPSIATLKDILDVFGVSMQEFFSEVRDEEIVFGADSRVQSSDDDDGVRVELLVPGAQNREMDPALVTIAPGEEMEEQPFHEGEEFGYVLLGKIQLKLDDKVYTVKKDECFYFTSDKRHTIKNIGKGMAKILWVVTPPTFDY; translated from the coding sequence TTGAAAATCGGGGAGCGGCTGAAGCGGTTCAGGATGATCAATTCCCTCACCCAGGAGGAGCTGGCGAGCCGCGCAGACCTGACCAAAGGATACATCTCGCAGCTGGAGAACGACACCACGTCCCCATCCATCGCGACACTGAAGGACATTCTCGACGTCTTCGGGGTGTCGATGCAGGAATTCTTCAGCGAAGTCCGTGACGAAGAGATCGTCTTCGGTGCCGATTCCCGCGTGCAGTCTTCCGACGACGACGATGGGGTGAGGGTGGAGCTCCTCGTTCCCGGGGCGCAGAACCGGGAGATGGACCCGGCACTCGTCACCATAGCGCCGGGGGAGGAGATGGAGGAGCAGCCGTTTCACGAGGGTGAGGAGTTCGGCTATGTTCTACTCGGGAAGATCCAGCTGAAGCTCGACGACAAGGTGTACACGGTGAAGAAGGACGAGTGTTTCTACTTCACTTCGGACAAGCGGCATACGATTAAGAACATTGGCAAGGGGATGGCGAAGATATTGTGGGTAGTGACGCCGCCCACCTTCGATTACTAG
- the proC gene encoding pyrroline-5-carboxylate reductase, with protein MLKGTKVGFIGGGNMAEALIKGLLAGGVPAEQILVSEPAEERRTLLGDRYGVRTTAENGAAARSCDVLVLAVKPQTAASVLKEISGPIRRETLLISVMAGVTAATMEAALPGARVVRIMPNTPALVLEGASAIAAGRHAAPEDIHLTRAIFDLVGKTWVVEEKLLDAVTGLSGSGPAYVMAFIEALSDAGVKQGLPREVAAGLAVQTVFGAAKLLIETREHPASLREKVTSPGGTTIAGLHSLERDAFRGTVMNAVEAATARSKELGKS; from the coding sequence ATGCTGAAAGGAACGAAGGTGGGGTTCATCGGCGGCGGCAACATGGCCGAGGCGCTCATAAAGGGGCTTCTGGCAGGAGGGGTGCCGGCAGAGCAGATACTGGTTTCGGAGCCGGCCGAAGAACGCCGCACGCTGCTGGGCGACCGGTACGGCGTCCGCACCACCGCGGAAAATGGCGCAGCGGCGAGAAGCTGCGACGTACTTGTCCTCGCGGTCAAGCCTCAGACGGCTGCATCGGTCCTAAAGGAGATATCTGGCCCCATAAGAAGGGAAACCCTCCTCATCTCAGTGATGGCCGGAGTTACGGCAGCGACGATGGAAGCAGCCCTTCCGGGCGCACGCGTCGTAAGGATAATGCCCAACACCCCCGCGCTCGTGCTGGAAGGAGCATCGGCCATCGCCGCGGGACGGCACGCTGCCCCGGAAGATATCCATCTGACGCGGGCTATTTTCGATCTTGTGGGGAAAACGTGGGTAGTGGAAGAAAAACTGCTGGATGCCGTCACGGGTCTCTCCGGCAGCGGCCCCGCCTATGTCATGGCTTTCATCGAGGCGCTTTCGGATGCGGGAGTGAAGCAGGGGCTTCCACGGGAGGTGGCGGCAGGACTGGCTGTGCAAACTGTTTTCGGAGCGGCGAAACTCCTGATCGAGACCCGGGAGCATCCGGCCAGCCTCAGGGAAAAGGTGACCTCTCCCGGCGGCACCACCATAGCCGGGCTCCATTCGCTGGAACGAGACGCGTTCCGCGGCACCGTGATGAACGCGGTTGAAGCTGCGACCGCCCGCTCGAAGGAACTCGGCAAAAGCTGA
- the corA gene encoding magnesium/cobalt transporter CorA, whose amino-acid sequence MLICNSRHNGAITRAPIEMEALPLLDRSSVVWLDLVAPTSAEIALVEESFGVELPNKQESEEIEFSSRYWEEEEGITINTSFLSKVGDKMVSETVSFVLKGQLIVTVRFAELRLFEDFARSMRQNPSLYSNGFQVLSGILSLRIDMDADILEALAKEIVGTGRFRLQNSSESGKLLEFVSLYEESNITIREHLTEKQRVLSSLLRSTKLPSVTRQEFSMMIKDVNSLITTANFNFERLDYLQDLILNYLSVEQNKVIKIFTVMSVIFLPPTLIASIYGMNFRHLPELELSYGYPLALLMIVLSAVLPLYIFRRKGWL is encoded by the coding sequence ATGCTGATCTGCAACTCGCGACATAACGGTGCCATCACCCGGGCACCGATCGAGATGGAGGCGCTCCCGCTGCTGGACCGCTCGTCGGTGGTGTGGCTCGACCTCGTTGCCCCAACCTCCGCCGAGATCGCCCTCGTGGAGGAATCCTTCGGTGTGGAACTCCCCAACAAGCAGGAGTCGGAGGAGATCGAGTTCAGTTCCCGGTATTGGGAGGAGGAGGAGGGCATCACCATCAACACCAGCTTCCTCTCCAAGGTCGGTGACAAGATGGTGAGCGAGACAGTTTCGTTTGTCCTCAAGGGGCAGCTCATCGTGACGGTCCGGTTTGCGGAGCTGCGGCTCTTCGAGGACTTCGCACGGAGCATGCGCCAGAACCCGAGCCTCTACTCCAATGGATTCCAGGTGCTGAGCGGGATCCTCTCCCTCAGGATCGACATGGATGCGGACATCCTGGAGGCCCTGGCAAAGGAGATAGTCGGCACCGGCAGGTTCCGCCTCCAGAACAGCTCCGAATCGGGTAAGCTGCTTGAATTCGTCTCATTGTACGAGGAGAGCAACATCACCATCCGGGAGCATCTGACCGAGAAGCAACGGGTTCTCTCGTCGCTGCTGCGAAGCACGAAGCTCCCCTCCGTGACGAGGCAGGAGTTCTCCATGATGATCAAGGACGTCAACTCCCTGATCACCACCGCGAACTTCAACTTCGAACGGCTCGACTACCTCCAGGACCTGATCCTGAACTACCTGAGCGTCGAGCAGAACAAGGTCATCAAGATCTTCACAGTGATGTCGGTGATATTCCTGCCGCCGACCCTCATCGCCAGCATCTACGGGATGAACTTCAGGCATTTGCCGGAACTGGAGCTCAGCTACGGCTACCCGCTGGCGCTCCTGATGATCGTGCTCTCCGCG
- a CDS encoding ABC transporter permease — protein MSLVRIAAVVLRQFYLMRGSMSRIVPLFAWVAIDMVLWGFITRYLNTVSASGLNFVPVFLGAVLLWDFFTRVMQGVTIAFFEDVWSRNFLNIFSSPLSLGEYLTGLVATSIATSSLGLAVMLLLATTVFGLSFFVYGMMIVPFLLVLFLFGIALGIFSSAVVLRLGPASEWFVWPIPALITPFVGVFYPLATLPHPMRVIAWFLPPSYVFEGMRSIISGTPYPVGNLILGGGLSLLYILLACIAFRGVYRYAVRTGLIARYSAESVS, from the coding sequence ATGAGCCTCGTCCGCATCGCAGCCGTTGTGTTGCGCCAGTTCTACCTGATGCGGGGAAGCATGTCGCGGATTGTCCCGCTCTTCGCGTGGGTGGCCATCGATATGGTGCTCTGGGGATTTATTACCAGATATCTCAACACTGTCAGTGCGTCGGGGCTCAATTTCGTCCCGGTTTTTCTCGGGGCGGTGCTCCTGTGGGATTTCTTCACGCGGGTGATGCAGGGGGTGACCATCGCCTTTTTTGAAGATGTCTGGTCGCGGAACTTCCTCAACATATTCTCTTCTCCGCTCTCCCTGGGGGAGTACCTCACGGGGCTCGTCGCCACCAGCATCGCCACGAGCTCGCTGGGGCTTGCGGTGATGCTGCTTCTTGCCACGACCGTCTTCGGGCTCTCCTTCTTCGTCTACGGAATGATGATTGTCCCTTTTCTCCTCGTGCTTTTCCTGTTCGGCATCGCTCTGGGCATCTTCAGCAGCGCGGTGGTGCTTAGGCTGGGGCCTGCTTCGGAGTGGTTCGTCTGGCCGATCCCCGCGCTCATCACGCCCTTCGTTGGAGTTTTCTACCCCCTCGCAACGCTGCCTCATCCGATGCGCGTGATTGCCTGGTTCCTGCCGCCGTCCTATGTCTTCGAGGGTATGAGGTCCATCATCTCCGGCACGCCGTACCCCGTTGGCAACCTTATCCTGGGGGGAGGGCTCTCCCTCCTCTACATCCTGCTCGCCTGCATCGCCTTCAGGGGAGTCTACCGCTATGCCGTGCGCACCGGACTGATCGCACGCTACAGCGCCGAAAGCGTCTCGTAG
- a CDS encoding MBL fold metallo-hydrolase, producing the protein METKIDEIAAGVFRFSTYIAKIDLQFNQFLVVDDEPLLYHTGLRGMFPEVSRAVARVLDPGTIRWISFSHFESDECGALNEWRGIAPYAEPVCGAIGALVNINDFIGGRARVLADGETFSTGQRQYRFLETPHVPHGWDASLLFEDTHRVLFCSDLFLHKGDCRALTEDDVVGPARRALADFEAGPLHDSLLYSPSMEKTLFILAELKPEFLALMHGASFSGDGASALRRLSGMYREMLIQRS; encoded by the coding sequence ATGGAAACCAAAATCGACGAAATCGCCGCGGGTGTATTCCGATTCTCCACCTACATCGCCAAGATCGATCTTCAGTTCAACCAGTTCCTCGTGGTTGATGACGAGCCGCTCCTCTACCATACGGGGCTGCGGGGGATGTTTCCGGAGGTCAGCCGGGCGGTGGCGCGCGTCCTTGATCCGGGAACGATCCGCTGGATAAGCTTCAGCCACTTCGAGTCGGACGAATGCGGTGCCCTAAACGAGTGGCGCGGAATCGCCCCCTATGCCGAACCGGTTTGCGGAGCAATCGGCGCGCTGGTAAACATCAATGATTTTATCGGGGGGCGGGCGCGTGTGCTTGCCGACGGCGAGACCTTCTCCACCGGGCAGAGGCAGTACCGCTTTTTAGAGACGCCCCATGTCCCCCACGGCTGGGATGCGAGCCTTCTTTTCGAGGATACGCATCGGGTCCTCTTCTGTTCGGATCTCTTCCTGCACAAGGGGGATTGCAGGGCGCTGACCGAGGACGATGTGGTGGGGCCTGCGAGGCGGGCCCTGGCTGATTTCGAGGCGGGGCCGCTCCATGATTCCCTTCTCTACTCGCCGTCTATGGAAAAGACGCTCTTCATTCTTGCCGAGCTGAAGCCGGAATTTCTAGCCCTCATGCATGGAGCTTCTTTCAGCGGTGACGGCGCGAGCGCGCTGAGGCGACTCTCCGGGATGTACCGGGAGATGCTGATTCAGCGGAGCTGA
- a CDS encoding ABC transporter ATP-binding protein — MLSVLDLHKRYRDTPAVDGISFKVERGEIVGLLGPNGAGKTTTINMILGVLEPTMGSIRIGGLDISSNRCRALQRTNFAAVYAPLPGNLTVYQNLRVFGMIYQVKELSRRIDLLLDQFDLRPFRNTKCGLLSSGEQTRVSLAKAMLNRPQLLLLDEPTASLDPATAREIRTKIREFSSREDAAVLWTSHNMYEVEAVCDRVLFLSRGKILLQGNPKTLPAEHGEETLEDLFVSVAREPLAFGEGQQ; from the coding sequence GTGCTCTCCGTCCTCGATCTCCATAAGCGCTACCGCGACACCCCTGCTGTTGACGGCATCTCGTTCAAGGTGGAACGGGGGGAGATCGTGGGGCTGCTCGGCCCCAACGGTGCGGGGAAGACGACCACCATCAATATGATCCTGGGTGTCCTGGAGCCAACCATGGGGAGCATCCGTATCGGGGGGCTCGACATCTCGTCGAACCGCTGCAGAGCGCTCCAGCGGACCAATTTCGCTGCGGTCTATGCGCCCCTTCCCGGGAACCTCACCGTCTACCAGAACCTGCGGGTCTTCGGGATGATCTACCAGGTTAAGGAGCTCTCCCGGCGGATCGACCTCCTCCTGGACCAGTTCGACCTGAGGCCCTTCAGGAACACGAAGTGCGGCCTCCTCTCCTCGGGGGAGCAGACCCGGGTCTCACTCGCAAAAGCAATGCTGAACCGCCCGCAGCTCCTCCTTCTCGACGAGCCGACGGCCTCCCTCGATCCGGCCACCGCCCGCGAGATAAGAACCAAGATTCGCGAATTCTCGTCACGGGAAGACGCGGCGGTGCTCTGGACCTCCCACAACATGTATGAGGTGGAGGCGGTATGCGACAGGGTTCTCTTCCTCTCCCGTGGGAAGATCCTACTGCAGGGTAACCCGAAGACGCTCCCGGCGGAGCACGGTGAGGAGACGCTGGAAGACCTTTTCGTGTCGGTGGCGCGGGAGCCGCTGGCGTTCGGGGAGGGGCAACAATGA
- a CDS encoding YggS family pyridoxal phosphate-dependent enzyme produces the protein MSIGENLAAIRSRIEAAAERGGRNPEAVRLVAVSKTKPAAAVIEAARAGQSVFGENYVQELVAKSAEVKEAVEWHFIGSLQSNKVRQIAGLVHLIHSVDRLSLAQEIDRQWGKLGSRADILIQVNISRESTKSGTSTRELLDLVRAVAQLPNVRIRGLMTMPPFFDDPEGARPYFRELRLLSEEVAAAEIPGVEMKELSMGMSGDFEAAVEEGATLVRVGSAIFGERHYG, from the coding sequence ATGTCGATAGGCGAAAATCTCGCTGCAATCAGGAGTCGTATAGAGGCCGCGGCTGAAAGGGGAGGACGGAATCCGGAAGCGGTTCGACTGGTGGCTGTTTCCAAGACCAAGCCTGCAGCGGCGGTCATCGAAGCGGCGAGGGCAGGGCAGTCAGTTTTCGGGGAGAATTACGTTCAGGAGCTTGTCGCCAAGTCGGCGGAGGTGAAGGAGGCGGTAGAGTGGCACTTCATCGGGTCGCTCCAGTCGAACAAGGTCCGGCAGATCGCCGGTCTCGTGCACCTTATCCATTCGGTGGACCGCCTCTCCCTCGCCCAGGAGATCGACCGGCAGTGGGGGAAGCTCGGCAGCCGGGCCGACATCCTTATCCAGGTGAACATATCCCGGGAGTCGACCAAGAGCGGCACTTCGACGAGAGAGCTGCTCGACCTGGTCCGGGCGGTGGCGCAGTTGCCCAACGTGCGGATCAGGGGGCTCATGACGATGCCCCCTTTTTTCGATGATCCGGAGGGGGCACGTCCCTATTTCCGGGAGCTGCGGCTTCTATCGGAGGAGGTTGCCGCCGCGGAGATTCCCGGTGTGGAGATGAAGGAGCTTTCCATGGGGATGTCCGGAGATTTCGAGGCGGCGGTGGAAGAGGGGGCCACGCTTGTCCGGGTGGGATCGGCGATTTTCGGGGAGCGGCACTACGGCTGA